The nucleotide sequence GGCCAGCTGCACCAGACGATTCCGGGCCAGAACCAGCTCCCCGGCCAGATTCATGAGGTGATCGAGAAGTTTTACATCCACGCGGATGTGGGTTTCCGTGAGGGTGACCTGGGGCGGGGCCTTGGGAGCCTCCTTCCGGGGAGGAGTCCCGGGAGCCGGTCGGGTCTCCTCGGCCTTTTTCTCCTCGGTCGGCTTTTCTTCTGGCTTCTCCTTGGGCTCTTCTTCCCCGGCCTTCGTCTCCTCTTTTTCCTCCTTCTTCGACTCCGCAGGGGGGGCTTCCTCGGCCACGGCGGGCTTTTCCTCCACGGCCTCTCCCTTGGCCCGGCGGGCCACCTTGTCGGCAAAGTTGCTCAGGGTCACCAGAAAATCGAGATAGGTGTCGTCCACCGGCTCCTGCTTGTGCTCTTCAATGTGGGCCACGATGGCCTTGATGTGATCCACCGCACGGAGCAACATGTCTATGATCTCCTCGTCGGCCACCACCAGCCCGTCGCGAAGTTTCGAAAGGATGTCCTCGGCGAAGTGCGCGATCCCCTCCAGCGTCTTGAACCCGAAAAAGCCCGCCGTACCCTTCAGGGTGTGCATGGTGCGGAAGATGCTCTTCAGGATCTCCGTGTTGGTGGGGTCCTGTTCCAGCTCCACGAACTCCTCGTCGAGCTTCTCAAGCCCTTCCTTGGCCTCCTCCAGGAAATCTTTGAGAACATCCTCCTCAAAGGACATGGCCCCCTCCTTCTAATCTTTTTTGCGAAAACAGACCGTCTTGCCCAGGACCTTTTTCTCCATGTCCGCCGGAAGTTCCGGCGGTATCTCCGTGGCCCCGAGAAGAATGTATCCTCCCGGAGCCAGGGCCCGGCAGAGGTTCTCCCACACCCTTTTTTTCATCGGTTGGGAAAAATAAATAAGGACATAGCGACAGAGAATCACATCGAACTGGTGCATCACAGGAAAAGGTTCCACCAAATTAATTCTTTTGAAGGTCACCATCCTCCTGATCTCGTCCGAAATCCTCCAGTGCGCGGCTACCTGTTTAAAATATTTTACCAGAAAAGTAACCGGTAATCCCCGGTTTACCTCAATCTGATTGTAAACCCCCTCCCGGGCCTTCTTGAGAGCCGACTCGGAGATGTCCGAGGCCAGGATCTCGATGTGCCAGCTCTTGACCAGATCCGGGAAATATTCCCTGAGTAAAATAGCAAGGCTGTAGGGCTCCTGGCCGGTGGAGCAGGCCGCGGACCAGAAGCGAAGCCTCTTTTCCCTCTCCCGTTTTTTCTTCAGTTCCGGGATGATAACCCTGCGCAGGGTCTCGAAAGGATGCTGATCCCGGAAAAAGTAAGTCTCGTTGGTGGTAAGGGCATCCACGATCTGATCCAGAAGCTGGCGGGTGAGTTTGGTCCGGGCCACCTCGTAAAGCTTCTCGTGGTCGCGATAGCCCAGCGTGCGGGCCAGTTCGTCCAGACGGCTCTGGAGAAGATACTCCTTACCGCTTTTTATGGAGATACCGCTGGCTCGTTCCACCAGCATGGTAAAAAAATTGAATATCTCCGGCTTCATCTCCTGCCCTTCCTCAGAAAAATCTCCTGCAACTTTTGCGGAATCTCCGAAAGGGGAAGCACCAGATCGGCCAGCCCCGCCTCCACCACGGCCCGGGGCATCCCGTAAACCGTGGAGGTCTTCTCGTCCTGAGCGATGACGAGCCCCCCTTTTTCCTTGATTTTACGGGCTCCCTCACGCCCGTCGTGGCCCATGCCGGTCATGACCACCCCCACCACCCCGCCGCCGTAAGCCTCGGCCAGCGACCGGAAGAGCGGATCCACCGCCGGACGACAGCCGTTTTCCGGGGGCCCCTGATGGAGGTGTATGTGCTTGGTCCGCCCTGAAGCACGCACCTCCATGTGGTAGTCGCCGGGGGCTATGTAAACCACCCCCTTGAGCAGGGGCTCGCCCTGGGTGGCCTCCTTCACCCTCAGGCTCGAGCGGTTGTTCAGGTTCTGAGCCAGCTGGGTGGTGAAAAGCGGAGGCATGTGCTGCACGATGAGTATGGGCACCGGGAAGGTGGCCGGAAGCCGCGGGATCACCTCCATGAGGGCCCGCGGCCCTCCGGTGGAAACCCCTATGCCCACCACCGAATAGACCCCGGGACGAAGGAGAGCCGGCCTGAAGACCGGCGGCTTCGGCGGACGGGGGAGCACCGGGGCCCTCGCCGCCGGCACCGCGGCCCGGATCTTCGGCACGAGCTCCTCCCGAATGCGGTGCAGGCTGTCGGTGAGGGACCCCCCTTTGGGCTTGGTCACGAAGTCGAAGGCCCCCAGGGAAAGGGCCTCGAGCGTCTCCTTCGCCCCCTTCTCGGTGAGAGTGGAAAACATGATCACCTTCGTTCGAGGCACCAGACGGCGGATCTCCCTCAGGGCGGAAAGACCGTCCATGACCGGCATCTCTATGTCCAGCGTGATCACATCCGGACGAAGGGCGCGGGCCAGCTCCACCGCCTCGCGCCCGTCCCGCGCCTGCCCCACCACCTGAAGGTCCGGCTCCCTGGAGAGTGCCTCCGAAAGGAGCCGCCTTATCACCGGGGAGTCGTCCACGATGAGAACCTTGATCATCAGAAGGACTCCTCCAGAAGAAA is from Thermosulfurimonas sp. F29 and encodes:
- a CDS encoding protein-glutamate O-methyltransferase CheR — translated: MKPEIFNFFTMLVERASGISIKSGKEYLLQSRLDELARTLGYRDHEKLYEVARTKLTRQLLDQIVDALTTNETYFFRDQHPFETLRRVIIPELKKKREREKRLRFWSAACSTGQEPYSLAILLREYFPDLVKSWHIEILASDISESALKKAREGVYNQIEVNRGLPVTFLVKYFKQVAAHWRISDEIRRMVTFKRINLVEPFPVMHQFDVILCRYVLIYFSQPMKKRVWENLCRALAPGGYILLGATEIPPELPADMEKKVLGKTVCFRKKD
- a CDS encoding chemotaxis response regulator protein-glutamate methylesterase translates to MIKVLIVDDSPVIRRLLSEALSREPDLQVVGQARDGREAVELARALRPDVITLDIEMPVMDGLSALREIRRLVPRTKVIMFSTLTEKGAKETLEALSLGAFDFVTKPKGGSLTDSLHRIREELVPKIRAAVPAARAPVLPRPPKPPVFRPALLRPGVYSVVGIGVSTGGPRALMEVIPRLPATFPVPILIVQHMPPLFTTQLAQNLNNRSSLRVKEATQGEPLLKGVVYIAPGDYHMEVRASGRTKHIHLHQGPPENGCRPAVDPLFRSLAEAYGGGVVGVVMTGMGHDGREGARKIKEKGGLVIAQDEKTSTVYGMPRAVVEAGLADLVLPLSEIPQKLQEIFLRKGRR